From a single Nicotiana tomentosiformis chromosome 2, ASM39032v3, whole genome shotgun sequence genomic region:
- the LOC138906735 gene encoding uncharacterized protein, with amino-acid sequence MSHTGSDDERGVLQEAEIKARNDFTLQAMHQQFERWNLQLQEMRDTIAEQNDTIAELRRENNVRPQARRNVPLAPIVNQENPIDDFNDIDFDRVGRDRRGQRGRVEDDNISSIKMKMPSFKGTRDPDLYLDWERKRFIPSHFQRELQQRLQTLKQGSMSVDEYFKAIDMAMIQANCMEEEEATMARFLNGLNKEIVDVVELQQYVTIDELVDLSVKVENQNKRKQASSWKGRSNTISKKPWSNQEMKSSSRPQEDKDKSKFENKDGGKTFNPKPFTPSSSIQCHKCKGRGHMMHECPSRRNIILREDGGYESEKSEGEEEGDVSNDDDIELPNDGMIGVVRRIMTINLGSNSEEQRENIFHTRCGIKGKTCFMIIDSGSCANVVSLYFVEKLGLACMKHPTPYRLQWLNASGELKVNK; translated from the coding sequence ATGTCACATACAGGTAGTGATGATGAACGAGGGGTTCTCCAAGAAGCCGAaatcaaagcaagaaatgattttaccttgcaagctatgcatcaacaattcgaaaggtggaatttgcaactccaagagatgagggacaccattgctgagcaaaatgatacaatagctgaacttagaagggaaaataatgttaggccccaagctaggagaaatgtaccccttgctcccattgtaaatcaagaaaacccaatagatgattttaatgatatcgattttgatagggtgggaagagataggaggggacaaagaggtagagtagaagatgataatataagtagtataaagatgaagatgccatctttcaagggaacaagggatccagacttgtaccttgattgggagagaaagagattcataccatcacactttcaaagagagctacaacaacgccttcaaacattgaagcaagggtccatgtctgtggatgagtactttaaggctatagatatggctatgatccaagctaattgtatggaggaagaagaggctacaatggctaggtttttaaatggtttaaataaggaaatagttgatgtagtagaattacaacaatatgtaacaatagatgagttagttgatttgtctgtaaaggtagaaaatcaaaataaaagaaagcaagctAGCTCATGGAAAGGTCGGTCAAACACCATCTCCAAGAAGCCATGGTCGAATCAAGAGATGAAGAGTTCTTCTAGACCTCAAGAAGATAAGGATAAAAgtaaatttgagaacaaagatggaggtaaaacctttaaccctaaaccttttacaccttctagttctattcagtgtcataaatgtaaaggaagggggcatatgatgcatgaatgtccaagtagaagaaacatcattcttagagaagatggaggatatgagagtgaaaaaagtgagggagaagaagagggagatgtgagtaatgatgatgatatagaactacctaatgatggcatgattggggtagttaggaggattatgactatcaatttgggaagcaatagtgaagaacaaagggagaatatattccatactaggtgtgggataaaggggaaaacttgttttatgatcattgatagtggtagttgtgctaatgtggtgagtttatactttgtggaaaaattgggacttgcatgcatgaaacaccctactccctatagactccaatggttaaatgctagtggtgaactaaaggtaaacaaataa